One Pararge aegeria chromosome 4, ilParAegt1.1, whole genome shotgun sequence DNA segment encodes these proteins:
- the LOC120623378 gene encoding uncharacterized protein LOC120623378 — protein MLKQTVVFVTLVCVAYAAVGLAPLEEKPKKFAEIEGCYIAELDTVIPFGKSAPSKSSCMEYSCGKTLVQFVSCGAIAAAPPCYVVEDKTKPYPACCRTIRCDNRH, from the exons atgttgaaGCAAACGGTTGTTTTCGTGACGTTGGTTTGCGTCGCCTACGCGGCCGTTGGGTTGGCCCCCCTGGAGGAGAAACCGAAGAAATTTG cgGAGATCGAAGGATGCTACATTGCAGAGCTCGATACAGTAATACCGTTTGGTAAATCGGCGCCCTCGAAGAGTTCTTGTATGGAATACAGCTGCGGGAAAACATTGGTGCAGTTTGTCTC ATGCGGGGCAATTGCTGCTGCACCACCTTGCTACGTGGTGGAGGATAAGACCAAACCCTACCCTGCTTGCTGTCGTACTATACGGTGTGATAACAGACACTAA